GAAGCCCCTAAACTTAGCCCAGTCCTCAATATTTTGTAAAGGCAGGAAAGCTACAGGTCCCTGCAGTTGTAAACATGATGTCTAAAACATGATGTCATCAGCAATCTCTAATAGTTCAGTTGGCACAGTAACACAGAAACCAATAGGCGTGCACTGGGCACCACACCTGTACTACTTCACTCATCCCCTGCAGCATGGCTTGATGATTTGTAATGAAGAATGACATTTTTGTAATATGGTATAGACCACCTTTCTTCCaagaaatatgttttgaaaataattattctatGCAAATCTAGTCCTATCCTTAAAAATTGCATCAAATAACAtaggcattttttttaaattgccatcATGACATAACCTAGACGTATATGCATGCTATGGGATACTCTTTTAATCATCAAGATAGCTAGGTCATGATCTGGTCTCTTCATCCCAAATTATGAACGGTAAATATACTCTGATCATAACGATTTTCTGATTATCACATTTTCCTTGATGAAGTTGTCAGGAgcttattttgatatttttagaTGTTTTCGGGGGACTGAATGAATTTCACAAAAGAATGCCCCGTTCTCCAGTTGTCCTTCGCCACTGCTTTCTTCACTAACAGGAACACTCTGTATACTTAAACTATTCCAGCAGGGCGGATTTCAAGGAATGTGAGACTAATGAAATGCCTACACGGTTTTCTATATTATGttagtgcattttttttattgaacagatatttatatttgttataaAAATGCTAACTACAAATTAAGATCATTATTTCACTTGCTTCAGTAGTCCAAGACCTTTAAAATCTTGCACATTTCTTGGATAATGGTTACCCGACACGCTATAAATCAGGTTTATTCCATAGAAATTGGAAATAAACGTCTTTTCAACCATCATATGAAAGGATAGTCAGTGTATCAATATGCAATAATTCTATTTTTGAAGTAGCTCAATTATGAAGAAATGGTGGAGATCGTGACCAGAGCGGTTGTTGAGTCTACCCCACACAGCGCAGCTTTCGGCACGGGGCGTGGGTATCTCGCTGCAGTCCAATCGCCTGGAACGCTACTGACTACAGCTCGCTCAGTGCCTGTTCTGAGCTCAAAATGGGACTCGAAAAGGAAAAATCAGAAACAAGTGTCATTATGAGTGAAGATGAGTTCAGTCGATCAATTGATCCTTTTCTGGCCAAAAAGGAGAAAGCAATCTCGTCAGGTCCGGATCGAGATCCGCATCAAATTAACGAGCACCTAAAGGTAAATTGAGAGCATGCGTATGACGGGCGGGGTGCAAAAGTAGCTCGTTGAAGCTGTAGCCCGTAGCCTTTAGGCTACTATGTTGAGTGAGACTTAATTTGTATAGCCTAGTGAATCTTTTTctacgtttttttttatcactttcGATTTTGAAAGAAACGTGTATCacaataataagaataacaCATAGCCTAGTTCAATAAATGATGGGGTTTATAAATGTTGTACCAACTGTCCAGGATTGTCGAACAGGTAAACTTAATAAGTGAGAGTGTGCCAGATATCTTTTCGCAGTTGCAAGATAACCTGAGCGCCGACCTGAATGCACTgtttttgtgtgatgtgtgttgccTTGCTTGAGGTCCTTTGGGAAGGTGCCGTTTCAAAACATTCTGTCTTGTTCACAGGTTGGGTTTGACGATGTCATCGGTGAACCAAGCAGCACTCACAGTTTTGACAAAGTGTGGATCGGAAGTCACGCTGTGTTTGAGTTGGTTAAATATGCCTTCTATCGACTACTGACCACGCTGCTTGCTATTCCAATGTCTTTCGTTGCCGGAATTCTCTTCGCAATCCTCAGCTGTATACATATTTGGTATGGGCATTGCATGCTCTTATTTTAGTCTAGACTAGTACATGTTTTCGACAGTCTCGTTCGCTACCTGTTTACATTGGCACATAATTAAATGGAGACCCACGAGTCTGGCATTGGTACATGCAGTTCACTTGtcagttttaacatttaacattaaatttTAGATCATTAATCGTAAAATAAACGGGTTAACACTCCAGAGAAATTTTCGACATTAAAAGTCCGTTGGCATTCGCTAAGCAAGTGGCAGTAATGCAGAGACCATTTTAAATgagtgaaaatggaaaatatttcatgGGAGTGTTGAGGAATGTCCTGCTCCACAAACAAGGGGAAAGGGGAGTGTTTTAAATTCCAGAATGTTTGCACTCTTATCTGACTTAAtggcaacatgttttttttatctgtaacTATTCATTGGATATTACAGCAGCATTGAACATTGTATTGTTGGTAGGCAGTGTTATTTCAATGTGAATTAGATTGTTCAGCTTTCATTCCTTTTTCTGTCAGGATTGTGATTCCAGCGGTACAAGGCTGTATGATGGTCTTGCCCTCAGTCCAAACCATCTGGAGGAGTTTGATGGACACCTTTATTGCTCCTCTCTTCCACAGCATGGGCAGGTGTCTGTCCACCATTAACGTCAAACCCACATACAACTGAAATGAGGATGGcccacaggaacacagaaagtaactttgttttgtcatttgtgaCCAAATCTGTTCTTTTCATTCCTTTGTTTTGATGcaggatgttttattttagttttacaaagtCAAATGTAATTGTGGCAGCAATCATGTAGCAGTCGAGTtagaaatgttatttatgtGCAGTACAATACTGAATAGCTTTTACTTCTTTGATATATTCGTATGGCTGAAATATAGGGTGTTTTGAATATGACATGAAGAGCATACATTACCATATTATATCTGAATGAATATATGCAGCACATTGCTTACTATCTGCAGGCCAGTTTTGAAGGTTAAGATATTTTCATACTACTGTATTGCACCTgaagttctttaaaaaatattattttatttaaactgcattgcatttaatttgatgAAACATTGTTATTATATGAGTTTTAAAAGTGGTATATAACATAGTGGTATATCAATTATGAGGCTAATGACTGAAGAGTAATTTAATGGAAGTGTTTTATGGAtgaaaatgtgtggtttttggtatattttcatataatgtATCGGGTgagtaatttattatttatgctatTATATCTTTCATGCTGTTTATTCTGTTTGTCCACCTTTCATTGATACTCATTTTCTAAGTGAAATGTGGATCAACCAGATGTTCTGTAAAACTAAAcatctctcttttttgtgttaACTGTTATCTTTCTCATATAATATTTGACTTTTGCCAGTGCCTCTCTGTGATGTATTCTGATGTTTTGTTTCAACTGTtttgaacatggctgcaggCCAGGAACATGCCTTGAGAATATTTAACAGAATAATCCTAAAACATACCAGATAAATTATCCATAAATATAAGTTATGTACCTAGTGAAAAAGATACTGAAAAAGATATATTGTTCATgaattttactgtatattgttaTGTATAAACCAGGTTAATGATTTTCATAACAATGTATAATCAACTGTGTTGATAAAAGTTAAAATTTTACATGTTTCCAATGAATTTATTAGAAAACATCATTGGCTTTGAATAGGTACATTGATATCCATTGCTGTGCAATCCGGTGTAAAGATTTCTAATTGATGGGAAGTTTTTGTGAAAGTGTATATTTGGACCTAATAACTAATATATTGTCCAAGGTGGAAATTTGCGGTGCATTGTCTTGGCCAAATAAAGGGttaattttatgttatgttatgtgtgtatttctgatTCTGTTGACTTCTGTTGAGAGACAGAAGAAATGTTAAGTATGAGAGTGTGAACAATGATAATGCACTGGTATGTGGAATGGTCATATTGCCTGCATAGGTCATGAACTCCATAAGAAACAGCACCACAGAGCATAGCTCATGATTGGGGTTGGGGAGAGCAGACTCCAATCTCAACATGGTTTATTGAGGGAACTGTTAAATCATAACATCTAAGGCAttctataaaatgtatattcataAAATCCATATCTTGTCCCCCCTGAGGGATTTATACTACAGCAATTGTGTAGATTTACATGTGTAGATTTCTGTGCCATGGTTTTAGCTCCACCAAGCAGAGATATATCCAAGGGGAAGTTTGGACCCCCACAAGGATTACAGGGAAATTGTAAGAGTTTTCCCCCCAAAAGGAATTTCTGGCTACACCATTGTCAGTAAGTGCTGAATGCTGTAATAAATTGACAcaagctgaaaatatttttttgtacgtcTACATTTTAGAAGCACTATCAATTGTCACAAAGAACTTGGCTGAGGAAGCTGTAATATTCCTGTCTTTAAGTTTGTTATACTTGTACGAATGGAATTCTGTTTTGCAGTCATGGTTCATTCATGAGGTAACTCTGAGCCAATAATTCCAATAAGACATATGCCAGTCATTTGTTCACTGGGACACTGCCTGTTTTCAGTGCAGCGTatttgcatgttcttcctgtATCCCTGGTGTGATCGCAtggttaaatatatatttgcatacCCAGAGGACCTCCTGTTCTGAGTAAGTCTGCAGGTGTGCACCCATCAGTAAAATGCCAACAGCCAAAAAATGCCAAAATCAACATTCTAAGCAAAAGTGaagtataaatgtattaaacacAAATTATACAGAAATGCTAACCAGGGCTCTCTTAAAATATATCTGGACGTCCATGGgagtcataaataaataaaaggactGCTTCACAGTAAAGAAACCTGCCACGTTATgattatttaattcactttggtaggatttttttacttcaaaaacTTGGCAAATAAGGTAATTTCaatcacaaacaaaagcaggacAAAGGTAACAGTAGCACTCTATACACTTCCTGAAATGACAGTTGTATACAGGTGCATTGTAAACTCGGTATGTGATTTCTATATTCAAAAGGAAGCCCTTGGGTGCTgacaacaatgaaaaatgttctgttcaACAAGATCACATACCTGTTTAGAGCTTTTTAAACAGCCACACCCATGTTTTCTCGTACTGGAAAATGTCTGTGGAACGCTGTTCTATGTTGTGACAGAGCATGGAGAGCCCAAGTCATAAAAACAAAGCTGAaattaatctatttttaaaaaatgataactAATAAATCTTACAACTGTTTTATGCTGCAATCATTTATACTCAAAATGTCCTCTTGACCTGCCATAACCCTTTTTCTCCTAGCTGACAGCATGGCCCCATAAAATGAGATGGTTCAGTCAGGTTTAGGTTTTGCATATAGTCTTTGCATGTACATTAGACTATTAGAATATCTGAACTTTAAAAACAGATTACACTATTTGGGCATGGTGGGGCACAGTGAGTATTATTTAAGCCAGACATATTTTAACCCTGAGAGTACCTGACAGCTTCCTGTTTTGACGTTTTATGCATTTAGGTGAAATTTCTGACTTtcaatctttatttaattttaaacatacagtatctgaTCAACACCTGAGATAGTGGTGCCAGTCACAATCCTATGACATGAACTATAAACTATATATGGGGACAGctaacatccaacatctcatgcATTTtatcttctgggaaggctttgtactagatgttggagcattgctgcagggatttgtttccatttagcCAGAATAGCATTAGTGTGGTCAGGCATCAATtaggcaattaggcctggctcgcagttggctttccaattgatcccgaAGGTGTTGGATAGGGTTGCTATGTGCAGGCCAGACAACGTTGGGGAAGCACAAAATCGtccagaatgtgattgtgtgctgtagcattaagatttgccttaaCTGGAACAAAGGGGCGTCCAGATAGTTTCggtcatatactgtattttacgTTTCTGACACCCAGGAGGCATCCTTATCAGATGCCTGAGCCACCTCAAGTGACTCCTTTCActgcagaggagcagcagctctACGTTGTGGTCCTCCCAGATGGCTGAGCTCCTCACTGCATGCATGCCAGACACAGAATCTTTGAAATAAAGCATAGAGGACATACAATATAATGCAGATATACCAGTTAATAGGCAATGCTTTGCCCCTCCAGCCAAGATTACCAAAAGTGAAATTGCTGGAGTAGCATTACAATTAGTTAAATGAAGATTCACGTCTGTGTTACTGGTAACTCTCAGGTGAATGATTACACATCAAAACACACGTATTTCAGCGTCAGAAAGATCACACACTGCTCTAACGGCATCCTTAACGGCAGGCCTAAATGGCAAGACTTTCTGTCAAGGTTTCCACACTACCGACTGACAACAGAGGTAATCCCCACGCCTCCTTGCCTACGCTCGTGCTTCCTTTGTGAAGTTACTGCATTGCCTCGGCACACCAATCAGGTCTCATTCCGGGTTCAGGACACCATGACTGGAGGAGTCCAGGACGAAGGTACAGACGAGGTAAACTGCCTGCTCTAGCCTAATGCAcactttcgtttttttgtttctcaaaaaaCGTACGGTGCCCACGGACACTGGTCTGAAGACAGTTTGGCATTTTTTTCCAAGTGGATAAGGTTATGCGTTCGGCACAGTTCGCTGGTCTTGTGACAGTGCTTTGCGGCGGcttaagctttttttaaaaatttttttaaaaaaacacttcttaCGTGATCCCTGGTCGAAAGCATCGAAGTTAATGTCTGGAAAGTGTGCAGCATATCATGACTAGAATCGAACAAGATATAtatgaatgtttaaatatttacagagtATCACTGACCAAAATTAGAATTGAAAGAAGGATTATTTGACACATGCAGATAAAGAACTGTCTATCTGAAACCAATTGTACTTGTCTTGTTGCGCTTGCACAAGCATCCCTTTGCGTGACTTTTAGGTATAAGTACGTGAAATAAAGTTTTAGGAAAGAATTTAGATTTAGAAACTGagttttgtatattttctttaaatttataaaattgtactttttaatgtgttatactgtttttgtatttagaaaacatttttatgttttggagtGTAGGGTCCAGATTTGAATGAACGGCGTTAGACCACATCTGGAAGAGTTTGCGTGTGCATTTTGCGAGCTAGAGATGTTTATTGATGACCCCTTGCGGTAGAACTTAGGGCGCTGCTCCTGATGGGTGTGGTGCGGCTGCCGCTTAAATCTATCCTAGTCAGGGACAGGCTGCAAACTCCTGCTCCGGTCATCCAGCTGCCCGGGCATAACTTTATTCtgcctctcttttcctctttttttttgtcctcaacCGAAATCCCAGGAATTTCTCAAATCACCTTTCATTAGAGACGAAGGAAATATATACaaaccaaacaacaaaaatatggaTAACGACAGCGTGAACGAGAAGACATTGGAAGATGTTCACACTAAAGAAATCGACCTAGTCAACCGGGACCCCAAGCACTTAAATGAAGACGTTGTAAAGGTAAGTCACTTTCCACGCCTGTCTTTGTTCAGGGCATaggaatattttattctataGTAGCAACCATTTATGCAAGAATATAAGTATTGAACCGAATTACGTCACGCGTTATTCTGTATTCATATAGCACGTTTACATTGTCAGTGCCTACTACCCATTTAAATTGAGTTAAAAGTTAAATGCAATTACGTTTCCTCAACAACGTGCGACTTTTTCGTGGTGTGATTGCTTTGCTTTTCAGTTACATTTGAACGTAACTCAGTTGGACTTTTAATATAAGGCATTATGGTCACCATAATAAGACTGTGTGATTGCAAATATAGCGCATGTAGTTAAAAATTATCCATATGGTGTTTAATAACACGAACTTACTATTTTAGTCTGTCGTTAATATGTTGTCAATGGCATGCATACCGTTGAGCCAgtcatttgaaatgttaatggAACTAATTGACAAATTAAATGGTTTAGTACGCGATTGAAATGTTTATGAGCGAGCCCATAAACATTACAAGCACGCTTTGCTTGTGCTGCTCCAAAGTGCCGCACATCTGTTGCGTCCCAGTGCTATTACCAAACGGCATTATAATTCACCTACGCATAGTTCCTATACGGCCAGTTTTGCATTAGGAGACAGGATGTCTTAAAACAGGATGCAGCAAGGGAGCGAAATGCATTGCCTCCAGTCTATGCTTTTCGATTACTACTATAAATGTTGCACACATCCGCCCTCGTTAATCACAAGATTCAAATGTATTAACTGTTGTGCTTGTTTGTTGTAGATTCCCTGAATATTGTGACCTCCTTTCTGTGAAGTGCAATGGGCTTGAGAGCAATAAGCTGATCGCTATTATACTCCTTTAACTTTGACAATGCATCATAGTGTTACGTAAATTCCATCCAGAAAGAAGTGTAGCCTACATGTCTTTAACCTTGCCCAGGGATATGCAAACCAATACAAAAAGGATGTGAGTGTAAAGGATatgtttacaaaatgtatatgtTCCTACAGGTCTTTTTGAgcacctgaaaaaaaagaatgtgggTAAAACATTGTTATTCTACATTTAGTAATGTCTGCCTTTAATCCATTCACTAGTTAAAACACTGGACGTGTACAGAGAATGGCCTCTCACAAATGAACTGTGAAATATTATGTTGATGGCAGAAGTCACATGCGACTGCTGGGCCCTGTCTTTCCACTCCTTCTGGTGAATGTTTGTTCCTTGAGTTGATCTGGGGCTCTGGGAGCGGGGTTACCCGCTTGAAGCAGCAACCTTTGCCCTGTGAGGCAAGGGAACACCCTTGCACTTGGGTGAGAGCGAGGGAGCAGGTCTGTGGGATTTCCCTTCCATCCTGGAACATACTCACAATGAGCTACAGGttgagaaaacaaaaggaaggtCTATCCCCTCTCTGCAGGCTTCCCCTCATCCTGCTCACACTGTGAGCTCTGAGTCAGTCTCTCCATAAGCACTGGGAACAGGATGGCCTGCCTTTACTGACTCTGAGCCAGTTCCTGCATGTGCACTTCCAACCGAATTCATCTCTATTCACTTTTCCTTTTATGAATATGGCCAGCATTTGTGGAGCTAAAGGTCGCTTGGTTACTATGCAGAGACGAAAGCTACTGTTTACTTCATTAATAAGCAAATAGTCCAGTGTGTGCCTCATTTACATCAGCATCAAGAGTGCATCACCTGCATTGTTACTGTTGTCATTTATGGAAGTAATCTGACCTGCATATGTGTATTTGCCATTTGTATAGCTGTATATTTCCTAATTAGGCTTAGGGCATTAGTTATACAGTAAGTACAAGGACAGCACCTCACTGGAGAATCAAACTTGGAACCTTTAGTTTCAGTTATTGGTTTTTAACCATGTAATTACATTGTTGATTGCCAACATACAGGTAAGATTTGAGTTTGGTAGGCACTGCTCAGAGCTCTCATTAGGGAGAACACTGGACCAGAGTAATACTATGCAGGTCTTGCTCAGTCAACTGGTGTAAGGCACCAGCATCCCCATGCACAGGGAGTTCCTGCAGAGGAGTGGTTGtgtgggggagaaaaagaaaaataagagagTGCAGCTGCCACTGCACTAAACTACCAATGTGCAAATAATCGGTAGCAGCAGCAGATAGGATGAATAGTCCAGCTGCACATGGACTTGACTGAAATGATGTAAtcttttgtcagttttttcatacatacatatcaGAGTTTT
The nucleotide sequence above comes from Anguilla rostrata isolate EN2019 chromosome 7, ASM1855537v3, whole genome shotgun sequence. Encoded proteins:
- the cav2 gene encoding caveolin-2 isoform X1 — its product is MGLEKEKSETSVIMSEDEFSRSIDPFLAKKEKAISSGPDRDPHQINEHLKVGFDDVIGEPSSTHSFDKVWIGSHAVFELVKYAFYRLLTTLLAIPMSFVAGILFAILSCIHIWIVIPAVQGCMMVLPSVQTIWRSLMDTFIAPLFHSMGRCLSTINVKPTYN
- the cav2 gene encoding caveolin-2 isoform X2, which gives rise to MLYQLSRIVEQVGFDDVIGEPSSTHSFDKVWIGSHAVFELVKYAFYRLLTTLLAIPMSFVAGILFAILSCIHIWIVIPAVQGCMMVLPSVQTIWRSLMDTFIAPLFHSMGRCLSTINVKPTYN